One region of Thermoanaerobaculia bacterium genomic DNA includes:
- a CDS encoding M20/M25/M40 family metallo-hydrolase produces PVEVELSTDVRKRRLPAANVAGILEGADPALGGEVVAVGAHFDHLGLGGPTSLAADRRPAIHPGADDNASGAAGLIALARALAAGPRPRRSVLFLAFSGEELGLLGSAHYVKHPLVPIGKTVAMVNMDMIGRLRADRLAVIGTGSSPAWPNLLEELNREAGFRLQFTDDPYGGSDQQSFFLGGVPVLFFFTGKHAEYHTPADTEDTINRPGEARVLELVRRCVERIAGETGRPAFRELDPSAPRGGRATFGIIPDLASEESAGLSVARTIAGSAARRAGIRPGDVVVAFGGHAIRSAQDLRIVLSEPGSGEPAQVRVRRDGREVSLTATPYVPPEPGEASGAAR; encoded by the coding sequence TCCCCGTGGAGGTCGAGCTGTCGACCGACGTTCGCAAACGCCGCCTCCCGGCCGCGAACGTCGCGGGGATCCTCGAGGGGGCCGATCCGGCGCTGGGGGGCGAGGTCGTGGCGGTCGGCGCCCACTTCGACCACCTCGGTCTCGGCGGGCCCACGTCGCTCGCGGCCGACCGGCGCCCGGCGATCCATCCCGGCGCCGACGACAACGCCTCCGGCGCCGCCGGGTTGATCGCGCTCGCGCGGGCGCTCGCGGCGGGCCCGCGGCCGCGCCGCAGCGTGCTCTTCCTCGCGTTTTCGGGAGAGGAGCTGGGGCTGCTCGGCTCGGCCCACTACGTGAAGCACCCGCTCGTGCCGATCGGGAAGACCGTCGCCATGGTCAACATGGACATGATCGGCCGCCTCCGCGCCGACCGGCTCGCCGTGATCGGCACGGGATCGTCCCCCGCGTGGCCGAACCTCCTGGAAGAGCTCAACCGCGAGGCCGGGTTCCGTCTCCAGTTCACCGATGATCCCTACGGCGGGAGCGACCAGCAGTCGTTCTTCCTCGGCGGCGTCCCCGTGCTCTTCTTCTTCACCGGGAAGCACGCCGAGTACCACACCCCGGCCGACACGGAAGACACGATCAACCGGCCCGGAGAGGCGCGCGTTCTCGAGCTCGTGCGGCGGTGCGTCGAGCGGATCGCCGGGGAAACGGGCCGGCCGGCGTTCCGGGAGCTCGATCCCTCGGCTCCCCGGGGCGGCCGCGCGACGTTCGGCATCATCCCCGACCTGGCCTCGGAGGAGAGCGCCGGACTGTCGGTGGCGCGGACGATCGCCGGCAGCGCCGCCCGGCGGGCGGGAATCCGTCCGGGCGACGTGGTGGTCGCCTTCGGAGGCCATGCGATCCGCTCGGCCCAGGACCTGCGGATCGTGCTGTCGGAGCCGGGCTCCGGGGAACCGGCGCAAGTGCGCGTCCGGCGAGACGGGCGCGAGGTTTCGTTGACCGCGACGCCGTACGTGCCGCCGGAG